One window of Kryptolebias marmoratus isolate JLee-2015 linkage group LG3, ASM164957v2, whole genome shotgun sequence genomic DNA carries:
- the LOC108230159 gene encoding LIM and calponin homology domains-containing protein 1 isoform X7 translates to MASPAACGNFPSGAPPREPQEPPTHHPEPACLEAQKWIEAVTGKSFGDRDFRSALENGILLCELLSAIKPGLVKKINRLPTPIAGLDNLSVFLRGCEELGLKGSQLFDPGDLQDTSIRANLKDSDCSRKLKNVLNTVFWLGKAASGCASYSGPTLNLKEFEGLLAQMKVESEEGGDSLQQRSVRDSGYDCWDSERSESLSPPRHTRDNSLDSLDSFGSRSQQSPSPDVVNRGNSDGRCSDSEADASGRKPDVRKDDMLARRTASSESRCSVPFNQFLPNRTNASSYIPAPRRKQHTEEIEQRSHPRAAQEQSKRGGLHNKPPKTVTWAPENNGEKVKQVEDMEVLEQRRLQKLEKAGIKVLPAAVRYISPPITEEKEVKPVLPSIVLRSENDFLSSHKSAWDSPSDGEEDTEKRKVPDVLKDDLASRRVHRGPVVSRVHQFLPAPACTNKDRERWEDIRRASQRTLQERDISEKEAVPDIITRKDNPFLKEEEGEKEDEGEEGKDKVMPNKQNDDLARRRAQSKPLPHRDGPMSFVSSSMSPADMQKWERLKMTEPSHADEAEPCQSTPPPADLHPWTLRAPFSAAELDARLAQYEQRTEDEDEEEEEEERIPDLQKDDMMARRTGVFQKQTPAAVNPARFLPLPGSKKRCTPGEVTTDAAPRSKKQVQAERKKELGDRLDHLHPRVPRETPQAPELTAIQSTPHVAGEQDDSEDEYGENEPVPDLEKDDMMARRTRSFQKASEVKANQCFNQFLPVPGSVKHNISPAPAATQPRSWPKLEEDPHRDSSIVTVAAERQAPPLTAPSDPARPGPMARQEEEEEEEPAKGETVKVADLTVSGVSEPLRTAPLVPPPSPPPPPPPPPPPAQIWRVEAETESQKVEEKAEVEERKEDGKPQKKPFWLEDDLPPIMVSRRVAFQLGNESVSMGDMGNEEEVVGHLPSLSQSRYERMQEQYNNFLEEEDHWQDDLARWKNRRRSASQELIKKEEERKRIEKRMKDKGGDGNKRKSIKTYKEIVEEKERREAELCDAYRNAATPEEAALVLQRYALRFTISDATLDSLKLPRSTLKPKQDLDRAEREHELASPDTDSEMLGQPHKPDLSVTINQKEEHAQPEDMETDPTHEEEKSSAISASSTAPDSSPSMETNSLNVPPESVHHQETRPTESPPAPRKQPTTEEPRAQTKDASPQTAQAQLQPERVIPSPPSAPSRPLPLLVAKPYCQPRSTTSGHKPVKLDGLVRVNGEATEDFPSPRDMLQENKDVSSERTERNDPPREAVEKPSAAEQPAPPQPEKSASFPGSAISSLIGGRNCIITTTIVTELTQTRVEPLHPDAQSKEQDGMAGLSDASADEKTPEPAASPSSNEEYSPTVTEGLEESGVTIETPMLNLAKRVNHWVWDPNEERKRVERWQQEQERLLQEQYQREQEKLKKEWEMAQLEVKEEERKHNEEERRILEETVAPLSPSGVLHQQAGHTNTVPSENSNTEGEHAPLQQNGQRISTGGEEQHASKLHFFQDSSCDGEPSKKQELWKTASLDRNPQLTQTQSVKRSESHNAVTSKQPSSPPAPQPPSPSWCVSGRRLCSGCSKPLGKGAAMIIDTLGLFFHIQCFKCGACRRQMGDATTGTDVRIRNGQLSCYECYIASRGRGQPTTL, encoded by the exons ATGGCTAGCCCCGCCGCGTGTGGAAATTTCCCGAGTGGTGCCCCACCGCGGGAGCCGCAGGAGCCGCCGACCCATCATCCCGAGCCAGCCTGCCTGGAGGCGCAGAAATGGATAGAG GCTGTAACGGGGAAGAGCTTCGGAGACAGGGACTTCCGCAGTGCGCTGGAGAACGGCATCCTGTTATGCGA GCTGCTGAGTGCAATCAAACCAGGGCTGGTCAAGAAGATCAACAGACTGCCCACCCCCATCGCCGGGCTG GACAACCTGTCAGTCTTCCTGCGGGGCTGTGAGGAGTTGGGCCTGAAGGGCTCCCAGCTGTTTGACCCGGGGGATTTACAGGACACATCTATACGCGCTAACCTCAA GGACTCTGACTGCAGCCGCAAACTAAAAAAT GTGCTGAACACGGTGTTCTGGCTCGGGAAGGCTGCCAGCGGCTGCGCCTCCTACAGCGGCCCCACTCTCAACCTCAAGGAGTTCGAAGGGCTTCTGGCTCAGATGAAGGTG GAGAGTGAGGAGGGAGGGGACAGTCTTCAGCAGCGCAGCGTTAGAGACAGTGGCTATGACTGCTGGGACTCGGAGAGGAGCGAGTCTCTCTCTCCACCACGGCACACTCGAGACAACTCCCTGGACAG CCTGGATTCTTTTGGCTCCCGCTCCCAGCAAAGTCCTTCTCCTGACGTAGTGAATCGAGGCAACAGCGACG GGCGATGCAGCGACTCGGAGGCTGATGCATCCGGCAGGAAGCCAGATGTGAGGAAGGATGACATGTTGGCCAGAAGGACTGCCAGCAGTGAATCAAGATGCTCCGTTCCCTTTAACCAGTTTCTTCCTAACCGAACCAACGCCAGCTCCTACATCCCTGCTCCGCGACGGAAACAACACACAGAAGAGATAGAGCAACGGAG CCACCCTCGAGCCGCTCAGGAGCAAAGCAAAAGAGGTGGACTGCACAACAAACCCCCCAAGACTGTCACTTGGGCGCCCGAGAACAATGGCgaaaaagtaaaacaggtagaggacatggaggtgttggagcagaggaggTTGCAGAAGCTGGAGAAGGCAGGAATTAAAGTACTTCCTGCTGCCGTTCGCTACATCAG CCCTCCAATAACGGAGGAAAAAGAAGTGAAGCCAGTGTTGCCGAGCATCGTCCTTCGCTCTGAAAACGACTTTCTAAGTTCTCACAAGTCTGCATGGGACTCCCCCTCTGATGGGGAAGAGGACACGGAGAAACGGAAAGTTCCAGACGTCCTTAAGGATGACCTGGCGTCCCGACGAGTTCACCGCGGTCCCGTCGTTTCCAGGGTCCATCAGTTCCTTCCTGCTCCTGCGTGCACCAACAAAGACCGTGAGCGCTGGGAGGACATCAGACGAGCCTCACAGCGAACTCTGCAGGAGAGGGACATCAG CGAGAAGGAAGCGGTCCCTGACATCATAACTCGCAAAGATAACCCCTTcttgaaggaggaggagggggaaaaggAGGATGAGGGAGAAGAGGGAAAGGATAAGGTGATGCCTAATAAGCAAAATGACGACCTGGCTCGTAGGCGGGCTCAGAGTAAGCCCCTCCCTCACAGGGACGGCCCAATGAGCTTTGTTTCATCCTCCATGAGCCCGGCTGATATGCAGAAGTGGGAGAGACTCAAGATGACAGAACCAAG CCACGCAGACGAAGCCGAGCCTTGTCAAAGTACCCCGCCCCCTGCGGACCTCCACCCCTGGACCCTCAGGGCCCCCTTTTCTGCCGCTGAGCTGGATGCTCGTCTCGCTCAGTACGAGCAGAGAAcggaggatgaggatgaggaggaggaggaagaggagagaatCCCAGACCTTCAGAAAGATGACATGATGGCGAGGAGGACAGGTGTTTTCCAGAAACAAACACCGGCTGCAGTGAATCCTGCCCGTTTCCTGCCTCTGCCTGGCTCTAAGAAGCGCTGCACGCCAGGCGAGGTCACCACAGACGCTGCGCCGCGCAGCAAAAAACAAGTGcaggcagagaggaagaaggagCTGGGTGACAG ATTGGATCATCTGCATCCACGAGTTCCTAGGGAAACGCCTCAGGCACCTGAGTTGACAGCGATCCAATCAACGCCTCACGTGGCAGGCGAGCAGGATGACAGCGAGGATGAATATGGTGAAAACGAGCCTGTGCCTGACCTGGAGAAAGATGACATGATGGCTCGAAGGACCAGAAGCTTCCAAAAAGCGAGCGAGGTTAAAGCTAATCAGTGCTTCAATCAGTTCCTGCCTGTTCCTGGGTCAGTCAAACACAACATCAGCCCGGCACCCGCTGCGACGCAGCCACGCAGCTGGCCCAAACTCGAGGAAGACCCACACAGAGACAG CAGCATTGTTACCGTGGCAGCAGAACGTCAGGCCCCGCCCCTTACGGCCCCGTCCGACCCCGCGCGTCCCGGGCCGATGGcgaggcaggaggaggaggaggaggaagagccaGCGAAGGGAGAAACGGTGAAGGTCGCCGACCTCACTGTCAGCGGAGTCTCTGAACCCCTCCGCACGGCTCCGCTCGTGCCTCCGcccagtcctcctcctcctcctcctcctcctcctcctcctgctcagaTCTGGAGGGTGGAGGCAGAGACGGAAAGTCAGAAAGTGGAGGAGAAAGctgaggtggaggagaggaaagagGATGGGAAACCACAAAAGAAACCCTTTTGGCTGGAGGACGATCTACCTCCGATAAT gGTGAGCAGACGAGTTGCTTTTCAGTTAGGCAACGA GAGTGTGAGCATGGGAGACATGGGTAACGAGGAAGAGGTGGTGGGACACCTGCCGTCGCTGAGCCAGTCCCGATACGAGCGCATGCAAGAGCAGTACAACAATTTTCTGGAAGAGGAGGACCACTGGCAGGAT GACCTGGCTCGCTGGAAGAACCGCCGCCGCAGCGCATCACAGGAGCTGAtcaaaaaggaggaggagaggaagagaatTGAGAAAAGGATGAAGGACAAAGGAGGCGATGGCAACAAGAGGAAGAGCATTAAGACCTACAAGGAGATTGTGGAGGAGAA GGAGCGCAGGGAAGCTGAGCTGTGCGACGCCTACAGGAACGCAGCGACTCCGGAGGAGGCAGCGTTGGTTTTACAGCGTTACGCCCTCCGCTTCACCATCAGCGACGCAACGCTCGACAGCCTCAAACTGCCCAGGTCCACCTTGAAACCCAAACAGGACCTTGATCGGGCAGAGCGGGAGCACGAGCTCGCGTCACCCGATACTGACTCGGAGATGCTGGGACAACCGCACAAACCAGATCTGAGTGTTACAATAAACCAGAAAGAGGAACACGCACAACCTGAAGACATGGAGACAGATCCAACCCACGAAGAAGAGAAGTCCAGTGCCATCTCCGCCAGCTCCACAGCACCTGACAGCTCCCCCTCGATGGAAACGAACTCGCTAAACGTGCCACCTGAGTCGGTACATCATCAGGAGACTCGGCCGACAGAGTCGCCACCTGCGCCGCGGAAACAGCCGACTACAGAAGAGCCACGAGCCCAGACCAAAGACGCCTCGCCTCAGACAGCACAAGCGCAGCTGCAACCTGAACGCGTGATCCCCTCCCCTCCATCCGCGCCCTCCAGACCTCTCCCCCTGCTGGTAGCCAAGCCCTACTGCCAGCCCAGGAGCACCACCTCTGGACACAAACCCGTCAAG CTGGACGGGTTGGTGCGGGTAAACGGAGAGGCGACGGAGGATTTCCCCTCGCCGCGGGACatgctgcaggaaaacaaagacgtTTCCTCCGAGCGCACGGAGAGAAACGACCCCCCTAGGGAAGCTGTGGAAAAGCCAAGCGCCGCGGAGCAGCCAGCGCCTCCGCAGCCGGAAAAGTCGGCGTCGTTTCCAGGCTCTGCTATCAGCTCGTTGATCGGAGGCCGAAACTGTATCATCACGACTACGATTGTGACAGAGCTCACCCAGACCCGCGTGGAGCCGCTTCACCCAGACGCCCAGAGCAAAGAACAG GATGGGATGGCTGGTTTGTCGGACGCTTCGGCAGATGAGAAAACACCCGAGCCAGCTGCGTCGCCCAGCAGTAACGAGGAGTATTCTCCCACCGTCACAG AGGGGCTGGAGGAGAGCGGCGTGACG ATTGAGACCCCCATGTTGAACTTGGCTAAACGTGTTAATCACTGGGTCTGGGACCCCAATGAGGAGCGTAAACGCGTGGAAAGGTGGCAGCAGGAACAGGAGCGCCTCCTACAG GAGCAGTACCAGAGAGAacaggagaagctgaagaaggagtgGGAGATGGCCCAGCTGGAGGtgaaggaagaggagaggaaacacAACGAAGAG GAGAGACGGATCCTCGAGGAGACTGTCGCGCCCCTCAGCCCGTCCGGCGTGCTGCACCAGCAGGCCGGACACACGAACACGGTTCCATCggaaaacagcaacacagaGGGAGAACATGCGCCTCTGCAGCAGAACGGACAAAGAATCTCCACCGGCGGCGAGGAGCAGCACGCGTCCAAGCTGCATTTTTTCCAGG ATTCTTCTTGTGACGGAGAACCTTcgaaaaaacaagaactgtgGAAAACGGCCTCTCTGGACCGCAATCCTCAGCTGACCCAGACGCAGAGTGTTAAAAG ATCAGAATCACACAATGCTGTAACGAGTAAACAGCCCTCCTCCCCTCCAGCGCCTCAGCCTCCGTCTCCCAGCTG GTGTGTCAGCGGGAGGCGGCTGTGTTCCGGCTGCTCCAAACCTCTGGGAAAAGGAGCTGCCATGATCATCGACACGCTGGGGCTGTTCTTCCACATACAGTGTTTTAAG TGTGGAGCTTGCAGGAGGCAGATGGGGGACGCTACGACGGGGACTGACGTGCGGATTCGCAACGGGCAGCTGAGCTGTTATGAGTGCTACATCGCATCTCGGG gcAGAGGTCAGCCCACTACTCTATGA
- the LOC108230159 gene encoding LIM and calponin homology domains-containing protein 1 isoform X6, translated as MASPAACGNFPSGAPPREPQEPPTHHPEPACLEAQKWIEAVTGKSFGDRDFRSALENGILLCELLSAIKPGLVKKINRLPTPIAGLDNLSVFLRGCEELGLKGSQLFDPGDLQDTSIRANLKDSDCSRKLKNVLNTVFWLGKAASGCASYSGPTLNLKEFEGLLAQMKVESEEGGDSLQQRSVRDSGYDCWDSERSESLSPPRHTRDNSLDSLDSFGSRSQQSPSPDVVNRGNSDGRCSDSEADASGRKPDVRKDDMLARRTASSESRCSVPFNQFLPNRTNASSYIPAPRRKQHTEEIEQRSHPRAAQEQSKRGGLHNKPPKTVTWAPENNGEKVKQVEDMEVLEQRRLQKLEKAGIKVLPAAVRYISPPITEEKEVKPVLPSIVLRSENDFLSSHKSAWDSPSDGEEDTEKRKVPDVLKDDLASRRVHRGPVVSRVHQFLPAPACTNKDRERWEDIRRASQRTLQERDISEKEAVPDIITRKDNPFLKEEEGEKEDEGEEGKDKVMPNKQNDDLARRRAQSKPLPHRDGPMSFVSSSMSPADMQKWERLKMTEPSSHADEAEPCQSTPPPADLHPWTLRAPFSAAELDARLAQYEQRTEDEDEEEEEEERIPDLQKDDMMARRTGVFQKQTPAAVNPARFLPLPGSKKRCTPGEVTTDAAPRSKKQVQAERKKELGDRLDHLHPRVPRETPQAPELTAIQSTPHVAGEQDDSEDEYGENEPVPDLEKDDMMARRTRSFQKASEVKANQCFNQFLPVPGSVKHNISPAPAATQPRSWPKLEEDPHRDSSIVTVAAERQAPPLTAPSDPARPGPMARQEEEEEEEPAKGETVKVADLTVSGVSEPLRTAPLVPPPSPPPPPPPPPPPAQIWRVEAETESQKVEEKAEVEERKEDGKPQKKPFWLEDDLPPIMVSRRVAFQLGNESVSMGDMGNEEEVVGHLPSLSQSRYERMQEQYNNFLEEEDHWQDDLARWKNRRRSASQELIKKEEERKRIEKRMKDKGGDGNKRKSIKTYKEIVEEKERREAELCDAYRNAATPEEAALVLQRYALRFTISDATLDSLKLPRSTLKPKQDLDRAEREHELASPDTDSEMLGQPHKPDLSVTINQKEEHAQPEDMETDPTHEEEKSSAISASSTAPDSSPSMETNSLNVPPESVHHQETRPTESPPAPRKQPTTEEPRAQTKDASPQTAQAQLQPERVIPSPPSAPSRPLPLLVAKPYCQPRSTTSGHKPVKLDGLVRVNGEATEDFPSPRDMLQENKDVSSERTERNDPPREAVEKPSAAEQPAPPQPEKSASFPGSAISSLIGGRNCIITTTIVTELTQTRVEPLHPDAQSKEQDGMAGLSDASADEKTPEPAASPSSNEEYSPTVTEGLEESGVTIETPMLNLAKRVNHWVWDPNEERKRVERWQQEQERLLQEQYQREQEKLKKEWEMAQLEVKEEERKHNEEERRILEETVAPLSPSGVLHQQAGHTNTVPSENSNTEGEHAPLQQNGQRISTGGEEQHASKLHFFQDSSCDGEPSKKQELWKTASLDRNPQLTQTQSVKRSESHNAVTSKQPSSPPAPQPPSPSWCVSGRRLCSGCSKPLGKGAAMIIDTLGLFFHIQCFKCGACRRQMGDATTGTDVRIRNGQLSCYECYIASRGRGQPTTL; from the exons ATGGCTAGCCCCGCCGCGTGTGGAAATTTCCCGAGTGGTGCCCCACCGCGGGAGCCGCAGGAGCCGCCGACCCATCATCCCGAGCCAGCCTGCCTGGAGGCGCAGAAATGGATAGAG GCTGTAACGGGGAAGAGCTTCGGAGACAGGGACTTCCGCAGTGCGCTGGAGAACGGCATCCTGTTATGCGA GCTGCTGAGTGCAATCAAACCAGGGCTGGTCAAGAAGATCAACAGACTGCCCACCCCCATCGCCGGGCTG GACAACCTGTCAGTCTTCCTGCGGGGCTGTGAGGAGTTGGGCCTGAAGGGCTCCCAGCTGTTTGACCCGGGGGATTTACAGGACACATCTATACGCGCTAACCTCAA GGACTCTGACTGCAGCCGCAAACTAAAAAAT GTGCTGAACACGGTGTTCTGGCTCGGGAAGGCTGCCAGCGGCTGCGCCTCCTACAGCGGCCCCACTCTCAACCTCAAGGAGTTCGAAGGGCTTCTGGCTCAGATGAAGGTG GAGAGTGAGGAGGGAGGGGACAGTCTTCAGCAGCGCAGCGTTAGAGACAGTGGCTATGACTGCTGGGACTCGGAGAGGAGCGAGTCTCTCTCTCCACCACGGCACACTCGAGACAACTCCCTGGACAG CCTGGATTCTTTTGGCTCCCGCTCCCAGCAAAGTCCTTCTCCTGACGTAGTGAATCGAGGCAACAGCGACG GGCGATGCAGCGACTCGGAGGCTGATGCATCCGGCAGGAAGCCAGATGTGAGGAAGGATGACATGTTGGCCAGAAGGACTGCCAGCAGTGAATCAAGATGCTCCGTTCCCTTTAACCAGTTTCTTCCTAACCGAACCAACGCCAGCTCCTACATCCCTGCTCCGCGACGGAAACAACACACAGAAGAGATAGAGCAACGGAG CCACCCTCGAGCCGCTCAGGAGCAAAGCAAAAGAGGTGGACTGCACAACAAACCCCCCAAGACTGTCACTTGGGCGCCCGAGAACAATGGCgaaaaagtaaaacaggtagaggacatggaggtgttggagcagaggaggTTGCAGAAGCTGGAGAAGGCAGGAATTAAAGTACTTCCTGCTGCCGTTCGCTACATCAG CCCTCCAATAACGGAGGAAAAAGAAGTGAAGCCAGTGTTGCCGAGCATCGTCCTTCGCTCTGAAAACGACTTTCTAAGTTCTCACAAGTCTGCATGGGACTCCCCCTCTGATGGGGAAGAGGACACGGAGAAACGGAAAGTTCCAGACGTCCTTAAGGATGACCTGGCGTCCCGACGAGTTCACCGCGGTCCCGTCGTTTCCAGGGTCCATCAGTTCCTTCCTGCTCCTGCGTGCACCAACAAAGACCGTGAGCGCTGGGAGGACATCAGACGAGCCTCACAGCGAACTCTGCAGGAGAGGGACATCAG CGAGAAGGAAGCGGTCCCTGACATCATAACTCGCAAAGATAACCCCTTcttgaaggaggaggagggggaaaaggAGGATGAGGGAGAAGAGGGAAAGGATAAGGTGATGCCTAATAAGCAAAATGACGACCTGGCTCGTAGGCGGGCTCAGAGTAAGCCCCTCCCTCACAGGGACGGCCCAATGAGCTTTGTTTCATCCTCCATGAGCCCGGCTGATATGCAGAAGTGGGAGAGACTCAAGATGACAGAACCAAG CAGCCACGCAGACGAAGCCGAGCCTTGTCAAAGTACCCCGCCCCCTGCGGACCTCCACCCCTGGACCCTCAGGGCCCCCTTTTCTGCCGCTGAGCTGGATGCTCGTCTCGCTCAGTACGAGCAGAGAAcggaggatgaggatgaggaggaggaggaagaggagagaatCCCAGACCTTCAGAAAGATGACATGATGGCGAGGAGGACAGGTGTTTTCCAGAAACAAACACCGGCTGCAGTGAATCCTGCCCGTTTCCTGCCTCTGCCTGGCTCTAAGAAGCGCTGCACGCCAGGCGAGGTCACCACAGACGCTGCGCCGCGCAGCAAAAAACAAGTGcaggcagagaggaagaaggagCTGGGTGACAG ATTGGATCATCTGCATCCACGAGTTCCTAGGGAAACGCCTCAGGCACCTGAGTTGACAGCGATCCAATCAACGCCTCACGTGGCAGGCGAGCAGGATGACAGCGAGGATGAATATGGTGAAAACGAGCCTGTGCCTGACCTGGAGAAAGATGACATGATGGCTCGAAGGACCAGAAGCTTCCAAAAAGCGAGCGAGGTTAAAGCTAATCAGTGCTTCAATCAGTTCCTGCCTGTTCCTGGGTCAGTCAAACACAACATCAGCCCGGCACCCGCTGCGACGCAGCCACGCAGCTGGCCCAAACTCGAGGAAGACCCACACAGAGACAG CAGCATTGTTACCGTGGCAGCAGAACGTCAGGCCCCGCCCCTTACGGCCCCGTCCGACCCCGCGCGTCCCGGGCCGATGGcgaggcaggaggaggaggaggaggaagagccaGCGAAGGGAGAAACGGTGAAGGTCGCCGACCTCACTGTCAGCGGAGTCTCTGAACCCCTCCGCACGGCTCCGCTCGTGCCTCCGcccagtcctcctcctcctcctcctcctcctcctcctcctgctcagaTCTGGAGGGTGGAGGCAGAGACGGAAAGTCAGAAAGTGGAGGAGAAAGctgaggtggaggagaggaaagagGATGGGAAACCACAAAAGAAACCCTTTTGGCTGGAGGACGATCTACCTCCGATAAT gGTGAGCAGACGAGTTGCTTTTCAGTTAGGCAACGA GAGTGTGAGCATGGGAGACATGGGTAACGAGGAAGAGGTGGTGGGACACCTGCCGTCGCTGAGCCAGTCCCGATACGAGCGCATGCAAGAGCAGTACAACAATTTTCTGGAAGAGGAGGACCACTGGCAGGAT GACCTGGCTCGCTGGAAGAACCGCCGCCGCAGCGCATCACAGGAGCTGAtcaaaaaggaggaggagaggaagagaatTGAGAAAAGGATGAAGGACAAAGGAGGCGATGGCAACAAGAGGAAGAGCATTAAGACCTACAAGGAGATTGTGGAGGAGAA GGAGCGCAGGGAAGCTGAGCTGTGCGACGCCTACAGGAACGCAGCGACTCCGGAGGAGGCAGCGTTGGTTTTACAGCGTTACGCCCTCCGCTTCACCATCAGCGACGCAACGCTCGACAGCCTCAAACTGCCCAGGTCCACCTTGAAACCCAAACAGGACCTTGATCGGGCAGAGCGGGAGCACGAGCTCGCGTCACCCGATACTGACTCGGAGATGCTGGGACAACCGCACAAACCAGATCTGAGTGTTACAATAAACCAGAAAGAGGAACACGCACAACCTGAAGACATGGAGACAGATCCAACCCACGAAGAAGAGAAGTCCAGTGCCATCTCCGCCAGCTCCACAGCACCTGACAGCTCCCCCTCGATGGAAACGAACTCGCTAAACGTGCCACCTGAGTCGGTACATCATCAGGAGACTCGGCCGACAGAGTCGCCACCTGCGCCGCGGAAACAGCCGACTACAGAAGAGCCACGAGCCCAGACCAAAGACGCCTCGCCTCAGACAGCACAAGCGCAGCTGCAACCTGAACGCGTGATCCCCTCCCCTCCATCCGCGCCCTCCAGACCTCTCCCCCTGCTGGTAGCCAAGCCCTACTGCCAGCCCAGGAGCACCACCTCTGGACACAAACCCGTCAAG CTGGACGGGTTGGTGCGGGTAAACGGAGAGGCGACGGAGGATTTCCCCTCGCCGCGGGACatgctgcaggaaaacaaagacgtTTCCTCCGAGCGCACGGAGAGAAACGACCCCCCTAGGGAAGCTGTGGAAAAGCCAAGCGCCGCGGAGCAGCCAGCGCCTCCGCAGCCGGAAAAGTCGGCGTCGTTTCCAGGCTCTGCTATCAGCTCGTTGATCGGAGGCCGAAACTGTATCATCACGACTACGATTGTGACAGAGCTCACCCAGACCCGCGTGGAGCCGCTTCACCCAGACGCCCAGAGCAAAGAACAG GATGGGATGGCTGGTTTGTCGGACGCTTCGGCAGATGAGAAAACACCCGAGCCAGCTGCGTCGCCCAGCAGTAACGAGGAGTATTCTCCCACCGTCACAG AGGGGCTGGAGGAGAGCGGCGTGACG ATTGAGACCCCCATGTTGAACTTGGCTAAACGTGTTAATCACTGGGTCTGGGACCCCAATGAGGAGCGTAAACGCGTGGAAAGGTGGCAGCAGGAACAGGAGCGCCTCCTACAG GAGCAGTACCAGAGAGAacaggagaagctgaagaaggagtgGGAGATGGCCCAGCTGGAGGtgaaggaagaggagaggaaacacAACGAAGAG GAGAGACGGATCCTCGAGGAGACTGTCGCGCCCCTCAGCCCGTCCGGCGTGCTGCACCAGCAGGCCGGACACACGAACACGGTTCCATCggaaaacagcaacacagaGGGAGAACATGCGCCTCTGCAGCAGAACGGACAAAGAATCTCCACCGGCGGCGAGGAGCAGCACGCGTCCAAGCTGCATTTTTTCCAGG ATTCTTCTTGTGACGGAGAACCTTcgaaaaaacaagaactgtgGAAAACGGCCTCTCTGGACCGCAATCCTCAGCTGACCCAGACGCAGAGTGTTAAAAG ATCAGAATCACACAATGCTGTAACGAGTAAACAGCCCTCCTCCCCTCCAGCGCCTCAGCCTCCGTCTCCCAGCTG GTGTGTCAGCGGGAGGCGGCTGTGTTCCGGCTGCTCCAAACCTCTGGGAAAAGGAGCTGCCATGATCATCGACACGCTGGGGCTGTTCTTCCACATACAGTGTTTTAAG TGTGGAGCTTGCAGGAGGCAGATGGGGGACGCTACGACGGGGACTGACGTGCGGATTCGCAACGGGCAGCTGAGCTGTTATGAGTGCTACATCGCATCTCGGG gcAGAGGTCAGCCCACTACTCTATGA